ATAACAACCTCACTAATACGCTTCCAATATATCCGGCTCCGCCTGTTACAAGTACTTTTTTCATTTATATTTTCAATTTTCAATTTCGCACAAAGTTACAAGAAGATTTAGGATTTACTATTGAAGAATTTGTGATTTGTTTTTATTATCAATTTAAAACATTAAAAATATTGCTTTTATATAAGGGGGGCTATTTAAGCTTTATTAATGTTATTTTGGGATTTAACTTATAATTATCGTATTTTTGTAAATGAATTTAAGATTGACTATTTTGTTTATTATTAAAATTAGATAAAAGGATTTAAGAATATGCAGTTTACAATTAACATTGATACTTCAAACAATAAAGCTCAAGCATTTATTGATTTTATTAAAACACTTGATTTTATTAAAATTGGAGAAAAAGATTCAATTAATAGTTTTACTTTATCTGATGAACAAAAGAACATACTTGATGAAAGAGAAAACAAGCACCTTAACAATGAAAGTCAATCTTTTTCTTGGAATGAAGTAAAAGACAGTCTAAGAAATTCTTCAAAATGAAAAATTTTAATTTCACAATTAAGGAAGAAGCTAAAAATGAAATCTTTGATGCTTATTTATTTTATGAAGAAAAAAAAATAAACCTTGGTAAAAGGTTTCTGGAATCTTTAGAAAACTATCTTTCTTCCATTCAATTAAATCCAAAAATATTTGCAGAAAAATACAAAGAATTTCGACAAGCAATAGTTAATAAATTCCCATTTGTTGTTAT
The genomic region above belongs to Bacteroidota bacterium and contains:
- a CDS encoding addiction module protein, whose amino-acid sequence is MQFTINIDTSNNKAQAFIDFIKTLDFIKIGEKDSINSFTLSDEQKNILDERENKHLNNESQSFSWNEVKDSLRNSSK
- a CDS encoding type II toxin-antitoxin system RelE/ParE family toxin; this encodes MKNFNFTIKEEAKNEIFDAYLFYEEKKINLGKRFLESLENYLSSIQLNPKIFAEKYKEFRQAIVNKFPFVV